In Microbacterium esteraromaticum, the following proteins share a genomic window:
- a CDS encoding alcohol dehydrogenase catalytic domain-containing protein produces MKITGAVLTSIGAERPYAASRPLGIRTLELDAPGPGELRIRIEAAGLCHSDLSVVNGTRPRPVPMLLGHEAAGIVDALGSGIDDLEVGDRVVTVFLPRCESCDNCRTGGKLPCSTGSATNGAGTLPSGEVRLHDEGGSAVNHHLGVSGFATHAVVDRRSVVRVGHDVPPAIAAVLGCAVLTGGGAVRNAGGLRAGQGLIVVGLGGVGMSAILVGRAITQAAGGRVIGIDANSDKHAAALEMGADAVYTPESAVDAGITAPVVVEAAGHPRAFETAFRVTAPGGTTVTAGLPAPGALSQIEPLTLTAEARTVVGSYLGSSIPAQDIPAYEALWRDGTLPAEKLITSTIALDDINRALDVLDTGDAIRQVILF; encoded by the coding sequence ATGAAGATCACCGGAGCAGTCCTGACGAGCATCGGCGCGGAGCGCCCGTACGCCGCGAGCCGCCCTCTCGGCATCCGCACGCTCGAGCTCGATGCGCCAGGACCGGGCGAGCTGCGCATCCGCATCGAGGCCGCCGGACTCTGCCACTCCGATCTGTCTGTGGTCAACGGCACGCGTCCTCGGCCGGTTCCTATGCTGCTCGGGCACGAGGCGGCGGGGATCGTGGATGCCCTGGGCAGCGGCATCGACGACCTTGAGGTCGGCGATCGCGTCGTCACGGTGTTCCTGCCGCGCTGCGAGAGCTGCGACAACTGCCGCACCGGAGGCAAGCTGCCGTGCTCGACCGGCAGTGCGACGAACGGCGCGGGCACTCTCCCCTCCGGCGAGGTGCGACTGCACGACGAGGGCGGCTCAGCGGTCAACCATCATCTGGGCGTCTCGGGTTTCGCGACGCATGCGGTCGTCGATCGGCGCTCGGTGGTTCGGGTCGGCCATGACGTCCCGCCGGCCATCGCCGCCGTGCTCGGCTGCGCTGTGCTGACCGGGGGCGGCGCCGTGCGCAACGCCGGCGGCCTGCGTGCGGGTCAGGGCCTCATCGTCGTCGGCCTGGGCGGCGTCGGCATGTCGGCGATCCTCGTGGGGCGGGCGATCACGCAGGCGGCCGGCGGCCGGGTCATCGGCATCGACGCCAACAGCGACAAGCACGCAGCCGCCCTCGAGATGGGTGCCGACGCGGTCTACACACCGGAATCGGCGGTGGATGCCGGGATCACCGCGCCCGTCGTGGTGGAGGCCGCAGGGCATCCCCGAGCCTTCGAGACCGCGTTCCGCGTCACCGCTCCCGGCGGCACGACCGTCACCGCCGGGCTCCCCGCGCCCGGTGCCCTGTCGCAGATCGAGCCGCTCACCCTCACGGCAGAGGCGCGCACGGTCGTCGGCTCCTATCTCGGCTCGTCGATACCCGCGCAGGACATCCCTGCGTATGAGGCGCTCTGGCGCGACGGCACACTGCCCGCCGAGAAGCTCATCACCTCGACGATCGCCCTCGACGACATCAACAGGGCGCTCGACGTGCTCGACACCGGCGATGCGATCCGTCAGGTGATCCTCTTCTGA
- a CDS encoding acyltransferase family protein, whose protein sequence is MGTLGTSLARRDNALNLVRLLLATSVIVWHTYPVLAVEPGWPASLIGSGAVNGFFAISGYLIAGSRLRLPFGRYLWKRFIRIYPGFWVALLITAFVLAPIAGALTGTAYSLGTGVNYVAQNVTLWIGEQTIGQTLTTVPHAQVWNASLWTLFYEFTAYLLIGFALSIPLVRRHLASFALGATVLLSIGAGMEVGAEWPAPFDLALGGFRLWSFFAAGALVYALRDHVRVSPAVGAISFIVLVVTYLAGFEGWLSPLPLSVFLLWLGASLPMRLGSVNDISYGMYVYAFPIQQMLVILLGTEVPPWLFMIATAACTAPFALASWHLVEKPTMRLRFPKRSSASSVTKRQATTTPGRQAPAL, encoded by the coding sequence ATGGGGACACTCGGCACTTCGCTGGCCAGGCGGGATAACGCTCTGAATCTCGTTCGCTTGCTGCTCGCGACGTCGGTCATCGTCTGGCACACGTACCCTGTGCTCGCCGTCGAGCCAGGGTGGCCCGCGTCACTCATCGGCTCCGGCGCGGTCAACGGCTTCTTCGCGATCAGCGGCTATCTCATAGCAGGGTCGAGACTCCGTCTCCCTTTCGGCAGATACCTCTGGAAGAGATTCATCCGCATCTATCCGGGCTTCTGGGTGGCCCTTCTGATCACGGCGTTCGTGCTGGCGCCGATCGCAGGTGCGCTGACCGGCACGGCGTATTCGCTCGGCACTGGAGTCAACTACGTCGCACAGAACGTCACGTTGTGGATCGGGGAGCAGACCATCGGTCAAACGCTGACCACCGTTCCCCACGCCCAGGTGTGGAACGCATCGCTGTGGACCCTCTTCTACGAGTTCACCGCGTACCTGCTGATCGGCTTCGCGTTGAGCATCCCCTTGGTGCGGCGGCACCTGGCCTCCTTCGCGCTCGGGGCCACCGTCCTGCTGAGCATCGGTGCGGGCATGGAGGTGGGGGCGGAATGGCCCGCCCCGTTCGACCTCGCGCTCGGAGGGTTCCGGCTCTGGTCATTCTTCGCTGCCGGTGCCCTCGTCTACGCGCTGCGCGACCACGTGCGGGTGTCGCCGGCAGTCGGCGCCATCTCGTTCATAGTCCTCGTCGTCACGTATCTTGCTGGCTTTGAAGGATGGCTGAGTCCGCTGCCACTCAGCGTGTTCCTTCTGTGGCTCGGCGCTTCGCTCCCGATGCGCCTCGGATCCGTCAACGACATCTCCTATGGAATGTACGTCTACGCGTTTCCGATCCAGCAGATGCTCGTGATCCTGCTCGGCACGGAAGTGCCACCGTGGCTGTTCATGATCGCCACGGCGGCATGCACCGCCCCGTTTGCGCTGGCTTCCTGGCACCTCGTCGAGAAGCCAACGATGCGCCTCAGGTTTCCCAAGCGCTCGTCTGCCTCGTCCGTAACCAAGCGCCAGGCGACGACGACCCCTGGTCGACAGGCGCCCGCTCTATGA
- a CDS encoding peptidoglycan DD-metalloendopeptidase family protein produces MNEARLADARSAGDEDCGCTPPSVDRPSVLANSKITRRGAITVGALSAIALTAFGVSSAGQTAQAADYPSWDDVQRAKANEAAKASEITRIEALIRTLTDQAAAAEAASRKAGDEFYAAQQAYFDQAAKAEDLQSQADEQAKIADESARKAGQAANQLYRSGGDEAALELFLSESSDGADDLLARLGSMDKLVEYNRTVAERAASARDTAQALSNQASAARDERDRLQQVAEQKMIAAQQAAEAAQRALEERQANLVTLEAQLAALKDNTTATVAAYQEGERKRKAAEEARRKAEAERLRRLAEEAAKNNQGGGGGGSPASGGGGGGGTGSGAWRRPHGGRISSGYGPRPPRCVNGTCRSTFHRGLDFANGCGAAIYAASSGRVDVAWYNGGYGNYVRIQHGDGIATGYAHLSHFAVHSGQHVSAGQIIGYSGNTGASQGCHLHFEVYTGGGTTDPYSFLSRRGAL; encoded by the coding sequence GTGAACGAGGCAAGACTTGCGGATGCCCGATCCGCAGGCGACGAAGACTGCGGCTGCACGCCGCCCTCTGTCGACCGCCCCTCCGTGCTGGCGAACTCGAAGATCACTCGCCGTGGCGCGATCACCGTCGGCGCCCTGAGCGCCATCGCGCTCACCGCGTTCGGTGTCTCGTCAGCAGGTCAGACGGCCCAGGCCGCCGACTACCCCAGCTGGGACGACGTGCAGCGCGCCAAGGCGAACGAGGCCGCGAAGGCCTCGGAGATCACGCGTATCGAGGCGCTGATCCGCACGCTCACAGACCAGGCCGCCGCAGCCGAAGCCGCGTCGCGCAAGGCCGGCGACGAGTTCTACGCCGCCCAGCAGGCCTACTTCGACCAGGCCGCCAAGGCGGAAGACCTGCAGTCGCAGGCCGACGAGCAGGCGAAGATCGCCGACGAGAGCGCCCGCAAGGCGGGCCAGGCGGCCAACCAGCTGTACCGCAGCGGCGGAGACGAGGCGGCTCTCGAGCTGTTCCTGTCCGAGTCCTCCGATGGCGCCGACGACCTGCTCGCCCGCCTCGGCAGCATGGACAAGCTCGTCGAGTACAACCGCACGGTCGCAGAGCGTGCGGCCTCGGCTCGAGACACCGCACAGGCGCTCAGCAACCAGGCATCCGCAGCTCGCGACGAGCGCGACCGCCTGCAGCAGGTCGCCGAGCAGAAGATGATCGCCGCGCAGCAGGCGGCCGAGGCCGCGCAGAGGGCCCTCGAAGAGCGCCAGGCGAACCTCGTCACCCTCGAGGCGCAGCTCGCCGCACTCAAAGACAACACGACCGCGACCGTCGCCGCCTACCAGGAGGGCGAGCGCAAGCGGAAGGCCGCCGAAGAGGCGCGACGCAAGGCCGAGGCCGAGCGTCTGCGGCGCCTCGCCGAGGAAGCCGCCAAGAACAACCAGGGCGGCGGCGGTGGCGGCAGCCCCGCCAGCGGCGGTGGTGGCGGTGGAGGAACCGGTAGCGGCGCCTGGCGTCGGCCGCACGGCGGTCGCATCTCGTCGGGCTACGGCCCCCGGCCCCCACGTTGCGTGAACGGCACATGCCGGTCGACCTTCCACCGCGGACTCGACTTCGCGAACGGCTGCGGTGCCGCGATCTACGCCGCATCGTCGGGTCGTGTCGACGTCGCCTGGTACAACGGCGGTTACGGCAACTACGTGCGCATCCAGCACGGTGACGGGATCGCGACCGGCTACGCGCACCTCAGCCACTTCGCCGTCCACAGCGGGCAGCACGTCAGCGCCGGCCAGATCATCGGCTACTCGGGCAACACCGGTGCCTCGCAGGGCTGCCACCTGCACTTCGAGGTCTACACAGGCGGCGGCACGACCGACCCCTACAGTTTCCTGTCGCGGCGCGGCGCTCTCTGA
- the ppa gene encoding inorganic diphosphatase: MGAHDAVIEIPRGSRVKYEVDHETGRVHLDRVLYTTFGYPADYGYFDNTLGEDGDPLDVLVLLDHAIFPGVVVNVRPVAVLKMSDEAGGDDKLVAVLSKDPRWAHIQDIGDLPEYTKKEIAHFFEHYKDLEPNKWVKVDAWGDAAEAQRILDEAIERFANDGH; encoded by the coding sequence ATGGGCGCACACGACGCCGTCATCGAGATCCCGCGCGGCAGCCGCGTGAAGTACGAAGTCGACCACGAGACCGGTCGCGTCCACCTCGACCGCGTCCTGTACACCACCTTCGGCTACCCGGCGGACTACGGCTACTTCGACAACACCCTCGGCGAGGACGGCGACCCGCTCGACGTGCTCGTGCTGCTCGACCACGCGATCTTCCCCGGCGTCGTCGTGAACGTGCGTCCCGTCGCCGTGCTCAAGATGAGCGACGAGGCCGGTGGCGACGACAAGCTCGTGGCCGTGCTCTCGAAGGACCCGCGTTGGGCCCACATCCAGGACATCGGCGACCTGCCGGAGTACACGAAGAAGGAGATCGCGCACTTCTTCGAGCACTACAAGGACCTCGAGCCCAACAAGTGGGTCAAGGTCGACGCGTGGGGCGACGCCGCCGAGGCGCAGCGCATTCTCGACGAGGCGATCGAGCGTTTCGCGAACGACGGTCACTGA
- a CDS encoding LysR family transcriptional regulator — protein sequence MSTTAVSPSSPDPHDLLILLEVSRAGRFVTAGETLGLNHTTVSRRITALEGALGGRVLSRGAGGWELTDLGRRAVRAAEDVESAMSGILQSDGPLDPIAGVVRISSTDGFSGFVIAPAVAQLRRRHPRLSVEVMNVTRRALQHRSGLDMEVVVGEPQVHRAEAIRLGEYALGMYASHEYLAEYGTPSGIDALADHPLVYFVDSMLQVDDLDAPRRLVPGMQDSLSSTNVFVHVEATRAGAGIGFLPCFLADQHPDLVRLLPDDFDERLPYWLVVRADSLRQPAVAAVADALRRRTVEVQAQLLGRSGGRE from the coding sequence ATGAGCACCACCGCCGTCTCGCCGTCCTCACCCGACCCGCACGACCTGCTCATCCTGCTCGAGGTGTCGCGCGCAGGGCGGTTCGTCACGGCGGGCGAGACCCTCGGACTCAACCACACCACCGTGTCCCGCCGGATCACCGCGCTCGAGGGCGCGCTGGGCGGCCGCGTGCTCTCACGCGGCGCGGGCGGCTGGGAGCTCACCGACCTCGGCCGGCGCGCCGTGCGCGCCGCGGAGGACGTCGAATCCGCCATGTCGGGCATCCTGCAGAGCGACGGCCCGCTCGACCCGATCGCCGGCGTGGTGCGCATCTCGTCGACCGACGGGTTCAGCGGCTTCGTGATCGCCCCGGCCGTCGCGCAGCTGCGCCGCAGGCATCCGCGGCTCAGCGTCGAGGTCATGAACGTGACCCGGCGCGCTCTGCAGCATCGCTCCGGCCTCGACATGGAGGTCGTGGTGGGCGAGCCGCAGGTGCACCGCGCCGAGGCCATCCGCCTGGGCGAGTACGCGCTCGGCATGTACGCGTCTCACGAATACCTCGCCGAGTACGGAACCCCTTCGGGGATCGACGCCCTCGCCGATCATCCGCTGGTCTACTTCGTCGACTCGATGCTGCAGGTCGACGACCTCGACGCACCCCGCCGGCTCGTGCCTGGCATGCAGGATTCGCTGAGCTCGACCAACGTCTTCGTGCACGTCGAGGCGACGCGCGCCGGCGCGGGCATCGGCTTCCTGCCGTGCTTCCTCGCGGACCAGCATCCGGATCTCGTCCGGCTCCTGCCGGACGACTTCGACGAGCGACTCCCCTACTGGCTGGTCGTGCGGGCCGATTCGCTTCGTCAGCCGGCGGTGGCAGCGGTGGCGGATGCCCTGCGCCGGCGCACCGTCGAGGTGCAGGCTCAGCTGCTCGGCCGCTCAGGCGGGCGCGAGTAG
- a CDS encoding MFS transporter, protein MSVPHAAAGATSTAGPETGKTSGLKKIVAASMVGTVVEWYEFFLYATAASLIFGSYFFPNAGTELDGIIAAFLTYAVGFIARPLGGIVFGQIGDRLGRKHTLQVTIILVGVATFLMGCLPGFNAIGYWAPALLVLLRFIQGFAVGGEWGGAVLLVAEHSPDRSRGFWSSWPQAAVPVGNLLATLVLLGMSWILPADQFLGWGWRVAFWVSAIVVIIGYYIRTHVSEAPIFLEARAQVEADKAAGYGVLEVVKKYPRGIFGAMGLRFAENILYYIIVSFTIVYLKTVHEYDTSQLLLALLVAHAIHFVVIPQAGRLSDRFGRRPVYLAGAVLGALWAFFAFPMFDTLNPLIIIAAVSIGLCFHALMYAGQPAIMAEMFPTRMRYSGVSLGYQVTSIIAGSLAPIIATALLQEFSSWVPVAVYVAIACAITAVAVITLRETKGISLLAVDQADAEKHGLTAVKAGA, encoded by the coding sequence ATGAGCGTCCCCCACGCCGCCGCAGGCGCGACATCCACCGCCGGACCCGAGACCGGGAAGACCTCGGGCCTGAAGAAGATCGTCGCCGCCTCCATGGTCGGCACCGTCGTCGAGTGGTACGAGTTCTTCCTCTACGCCACCGCCGCATCGCTGATCTTCGGCAGCTACTTCTTCCCGAACGCCGGCACCGAGCTCGACGGCATCATCGCCGCGTTCCTCACCTACGCGGTCGGCTTCATCGCGCGTCCGCTCGGCGGCATCGTGTTCGGCCAGATCGGCGACCGCCTCGGCCGCAAGCACACGCTGCAGGTCACGATCATCCTCGTCGGCGTCGCGACCTTCCTCATGGGCTGCCTGCCGGGCTTCAACGCCATCGGCTACTGGGCGCCGGCGCTGCTGGTGCTGCTGCGCTTCATCCAGGGCTTCGCCGTGGGCGGCGAATGGGGTGGCGCCGTGCTGCTCGTCGCCGAGCACAGCCCCGACCGCTCGCGCGGCTTCTGGTCCAGCTGGCCGCAGGCCGCAGTGCCGGTCGGCAACCTGCTCGCCACGCTCGTGCTGCTCGGCATGTCGTGGATCCTGCCCGCCGACCAGTTCCTCGGCTGGGGCTGGCGCGTGGCGTTCTGGGTCTCGGCGATCGTCGTGATCATCGGCTACTACATCCGCACCCACGTCAGCGAGGCGCCCATCTTCCTCGAGGCGCGCGCCCAGGTCGAGGCCGACAAGGCCGCCGGGTACGGCGTGCTCGAGGTCGTCAAGAAGTACCCGCGCGGGATCTTCGGCGCGATGGGCCTGCGCTTCGCCGAGAACATCCTGTACTACATCATCGTGTCGTTCACGATCGTGTACCTGAAGACCGTGCACGAGTACGACACCAGCCAGCTGCTGCTCGCGCTGCTCGTGGCCCACGCGATCCACTTCGTCGTGATCCCGCAGGCAGGGCGTCTCTCCGACCGCTTCGGACGCCGCCCGGTCTACCTCGCCGGTGCCGTGCTCGGCGCGCTGTGGGCGTTCTTCGCCTTCCCGATGTTCGACACCCTGAACCCGCTGATCATCATCGCGGCCGTCTCCATCGGACTCTGCTTCCACGCCCTGATGTACGCCGGTCAGCCGGCCATCATGGCCGAGATGTTCCCGACCCGCATGCGGTACTCGGGCGTCTCCCTCGGCTACCAGGTGACCTCGATCATCGCCGGGTCGCTGGCGCCCATCATCGCCACCGCGCTGCTGCAGGAGTTCAGCTCGTGGGTGCCGGTCGCCGTGTACGTCGCGATCGCCTGCGCGATCACCGCCGTCGCCGTGATCACGCTGCGGGAGACCAAGGGCATCTCGCTGCTCGCGGTCGACCAGGCCGACGCCGAGAAGCACGGCCTCACCGCCGTGAAGGCCGGCGCCTGA
- a CDS encoding 3-hydroxybutyrate dehydrogenase, with product MTQPDAPAPVTATPLAGRRALVTGGASGIGLAVVEALAARGAHVVVADRDADGCRRAAAAVGGTPWTVDLLDRDAVADDRLAEALDGVDILVNNAGIQHVSPIEDFDPDDFRRMLALMLEVPFLLVRAALPGMYERGFGRVINISSVHGLRASPYKSAYVTAKHGLEGLSKVTALEGGAHRVTSNCVNPGYVRTPLVEKQIADQARVHGIAEAEVLDRIMLTESAIKRLVEPAEVASLVAWLASDDAAMVTGASYTMDGGWSAR from the coding sequence ATGACTCAGCCCGACGCCCCCGCGCCCGTCACCGCGACACCGCTCGCGGGGCGTCGGGCCCTCGTCACCGGCGGCGCGAGCGGCATCGGCCTGGCCGTGGTCGAAGCGCTCGCCGCGCGAGGCGCCCACGTCGTAGTCGCGGATCGCGATGCGGACGGCTGTCGCCGAGCGGCGGCGGCGGTCGGCGGCACGCCATGGACCGTCGACCTCCTCGACCGCGACGCCGTCGCCGACGACCGGCTCGCCGAGGCGCTCGACGGCGTCGACATCCTGGTGAACAACGCGGGCATCCAGCACGTCAGCCCCATAGAGGACTTCGACCCCGATGACTTCCGGCGCATGCTCGCCCTCATGCTCGAGGTGCCGTTCCTGCTCGTGCGCGCGGCGCTGCCCGGCATGTACGAACGCGGGTTCGGGCGCGTGATCAACATCTCCTCCGTGCACGGCCTGCGTGCCTCTCCGTACAAGTCGGCGTACGTCACGGCGAAGCACGGGCTCGAGGGGCTGTCGAAGGTCACCGCGCTCGAGGGCGGCGCACACCGAGTGACGAGCAACTGCGTCAATCCCGGGTACGTGCGCACCCCTCTCGTCGAGAAGCAGATCGCCGATCAGGCGAGGGTGCACGGCATCGCAGAGGCCGAGGTCCTGGATCGCATCATGCTCACCGAGAGCGCGATCAAGCGGCTCGTCGAGCCGGCCGAGGTCGCCTCGCTCGTCGCGTGGCTGGCGAGCGACGACGCCGCGATGGTGACCGGCGCGAGCTACACGATGGACGGCGGCTGGTCGGCCCGCTGA
- the tilS gene encoding tRNA lysidine(34) synthetase TilS, which translates to MPSLDPAIAEVRRAVRTALSPLPAGSTVVVALSGGADSLALTAATVFEARALDIAVLSVTVDHQLQDGSDAVAASAAVAAEQLGVHDALQTKVSVASDGAGIEAAARDARYAAIHGIARAEGAAAVLLGHTLDDQAETVLLGLARGSGAASLQGMAPVRESDDGMLWLRPLLAVRRATTRACCAASGIEFWDDPHNLDPRYARVRTRERVLPLLEAELGPGIAEALARTAEQLREDAEAFDEMIHETIEDIVEHAEAGISVSVAALAANPAALRNRVIRLVVDSEFGVSLTRAQTLEVARLVTDWSGQGPIDLPACTARRAGGQIVFTARG; encoded by the coding sequence GTGCCCTCGCTCGATCCCGCCATCGCCGAAGTCCGCCGCGCCGTGCGCACCGCGCTGAGCCCGCTGCCCGCCGGCTCCACCGTCGTGGTCGCACTGTCGGGCGGAGCTGATTCGCTGGCGCTCACGGCCGCGACGGTGTTCGAGGCGCGTGCCCTCGACATCGCGGTGCTGAGCGTGACCGTCGACCATCAGCTGCAGGACGGCTCGGACGCGGTGGCTGCATCGGCCGCGGTCGCCGCCGAGCAGCTCGGCGTGCACGACGCCCTGCAGACCAAGGTCTCCGTCGCATCCGACGGAGCGGGGATCGAGGCCGCTGCCCGCGACGCGCGCTACGCAGCGATCCACGGCATCGCCCGAGCCGAAGGCGCGGCCGCGGTGCTGCTCGGGCACACTCTCGACGATCAGGCCGAGACGGTGCTTCTCGGCCTCGCCCGCGGTTCGGGCGCCGCGAGTCTGCAGGGCATGGCGCCGGTTCGCGAGAGCGACGACGGGATGCTCTGGCTGCGCCCGCTGCTCGCCGTGCGCCGCGCCACCACGCGGGCGTGCTGCGCAGCATCCGGAATCGAGTTCTGGGACGACCCCCACAACCTCGACCCGCGCTATGCCAGGGTGCGCACGCGCGAGCGGGTGCTGCCGCTGCTCGAAGCAGAGCTCGGCCCCGGCATCGCCGAGGCACTCGCCCGCACCGCCGAACAGCTGCGCGAAGACGCCGAGGCGTTCGACGAGATGATCCACGAGACCATCGAAGACATCGTCGAGCACGCCGAAGCGGGCATCTCGGTGAGCGTCGCCGCGCTCGCCGCGAATCCTGCGGCACTGCGCAACCGCGTCATCCGTCTCGTCGTCGACAGCGAGTTCGGGGTGAGCCTGACCAGGGCGCAGACTCTCGAGGTGGCTCGCCTGGTGACCGACTGGTCGGGCCAGGGGCCGATCGATCTGCCCGCGTGCACCGCGCGGCGGGCAGGCGGGCAGATCGTCTTCACTGCGCGAGGCTGA
- a CDS encoding DoxX family protein yields MMPFIVLIIVTLTCVAIGTAGIGYFDGWGACLAVGLAAMFLLTASAHFLQPRRDGLIAIVPPQLPRPALLVTVTGVLEVLGAIGLLVPPTVIPGIRFAAALGLATLLVAMFPANIRAAGARRHPAAPSTPLGLRTALQVAYVASAVVVAAAG; encoded by the coding sequence ATGATGCCGTTCATCGTTCTGATCATCGTGACGCTGACGTGTGTTGCGATCGGCACCGCCGGGATCGGGTACTTCGACGGCTGGGGCGCCTGTCTCGCGGTCGGCCTCGCTGCGATGTTCCTGCTCACTGCGAGCGCTCACTTCCTGCAGCCACGGAGGGATGGGTTGATCGCGATCGTTCCGCCGCAGCTACCCCGCCCCGCGCTGCTGGTCACCGTCACCGGCGTCCTGGAGGTGCTTGGTGCAATCGGCCTGCTGGTTCCGCCGACGGTGATTCCTGGCATCCGCTTCGCCGCAGCACTCGGCCTCGCGACGCTTCTTGTGGCGATGTTCCCGGCGAACATCCGTGCGGCGGGCGCACGCCGGCATCCCGCCGCTCCGAGCACGCCGCTGGGCCTTCGCACCGCGCTGCAGGTGGCATACGTGGCTAGCGCGGTCGTGGTGGCCGCCGCGGGCTGA
- a CDS encoding TetR/AcrR family transcriptional regulator, translating into MTNRYHHGNLRSQVLEAAAKIIAAEGADALSMRDLARQAGVSHAAPAHHFGDRRGLFTALAADGFTGLADALLPSVQSGDFSQTAVAYVAYAVSHPGHYSVMFRTSLLDADDPALGDARQRAGALLQQGLGTVPDERILIERSDARRTAWAVVHGIAGLTLSGALPGVDAEALTLAAARQLFGTSD; encoded by the coding sequence ATGACGAACCGCTACCACCACGGGAACCTTCGTTCGCAGGTGCTGGAGGCCGCTGCGAAGATCATCGCCGCCGAGGGCGCGGACGCCCTCTCGATGCGGGACCTCGCCCGGCAGGCGGGGGTGTCTCACGCCGCCCCCGCGCATCACTTCGGGGACAGGCGAGGGCTTTTCACCGCGCTCGCCGCGGACGGGTTCACCGGACTGGCCGACGCCCTGCTCCCATCCGTGCAGAGCGGCGACTTCTCGCAGACCGCCGTCGCCTATGTGGCGTACGCCGTCTCGCACCCCGGGCACTACTCCGTGATGTTCCGCACATCGCTTCTGGATGCCGACGACCCCGCGCTGGGAGACGCTCGGCAGCGGGCCGGGGCGTTGCTGCAACAGGGGCTGGGCACTGTTCCCGACGAGCGGATACTGATCGAGCGGTCGGATGCCAGGCGCACGGCGTGGGCGGTCGTCCACGGCATCGCCGGGCTGACGCTCTCCGGCGCTCTGCCAGGCGTCGATGCCGAGGCGCTCACGCTCGCCGCCGCTCGGCAGCTGTTCGGCACCTCGGACTGA
- a CDS encoding DUF937 domain-containing protein, translated as MNFDEILKQVPVDDIAERFGVSTDVARQAVQEGGATLLGGLAKNAQTDEGSAAIEKALNRHGGFTGASKVDDVDQADGEKIVKHVFGERKGEVTETLNKSEKTAGGIDFGKLLPILAPIIMGIIANMNKGKSGGAGGGLGDILGGLLGGGQSSSGSAGGGLGDILGGLLGGGQSSSGSAGGGLGDILGGLLGGKR; from the coding sequence ATGAACTTCGACGAGATCCTGAAGCAGGTGCCGGTCGACGACATCGCTGAGCGCTTCGGCGTCAGCACGGATGTCGCCCGCCAGGCCGTGCAGGAAGGCGGGGCGACGCTGCTCGGCGGACTGGCCAAGAACGCCCAGACCGATGAGGGCTCCGCGGCGATCGAGAAGGCCCTGAACCGCCACGGCGGCTTCACCGGGGCCTCGAAGGTCGATGACGTCGACCAGGCCGACGGCGAGAAGATCGTGAAGCACGTCTTCGGCGAGCGCAAGGGCGAGGTCACCGAGACGCTGAACAAGAGCGAGAAGACGGCGGGCGGCATCGACTTCGGCAAGCTGCTCCCGATCCTCGCGCCGATCATCATGGGCATCATCGCCAACATGAACAAGGGCAAGTCCGGTGGAGCGGGCGGCGGGCTCGGCGACATCCTGGGCGGCCTGCTCGGCGGCGGCCAGAGCTCATCCGGCAGTGCAGGCGGCGGACTCGGCGACATCCTGGGCGGCCTGCTCGGCGGCGGCCAGAGCTCATCCGGCAGTGCAGGCGGCGGACTCGGCGACATCCTGGGTGGCCTGCTCGGCGGCAAGCGGTAG
- the hpt gene encoding hypoxanthine phosphoribosyltransferase, which translates to MRAADIQEDLTDILVTEEQIHAKLEELAAQVATDYSGKDLLLIGVLKGAVMVMADFSRRLPMNAPMDWMAVSSYGASTKSSGVVQIRKDLDTDLHGKHVLIVEDIIDSGLTLSWLLENFESRGAESIEVLALLRKPEAAKVQIDCKYVGFDIPNEFVVGYGLDYAESYRNLRDVAVLAPHVYS; encoded by the coding sequence ATGCGCGCTGCCGACATCCAGGAAGACCTGACCGACATCCTCGTCACCGAGGAGCAGATCCACGCCAAGCTCGAAGAGCTGGCTGCGCAGGTGGCGACCGACTACTCCGGCAAGGACCTTCTGCTGATCGGCGTGCTCAAGGGCGCGGTGATGGTCATGGCCGACTTCTCGCGCCGGCTGCCGATGAACGCCCCGATGGACTGGATGGCGGTCTCGAGCTACGGCGCCAGCACCAAGTCCAGCGGCGTGGTGCAGATCCGCAAGGACCTCGACACCGACCTGCACGGCAAGCACGTGCTGATCGTCGAGGACATCATCGACTCGGGTCTCACCCTCAGCTGGCTGCTCGAGAACTTCGAGTCCCGCGGGGCCGAGTCGATCGAGGTGCTCGCGCTGCTGCGCAAGCCCGAGGCCGCGAAGGTGCAGATCGACTGCAAGTACGTCGGGTTCGACATCCCGAACGAGTTCGTCGTCGGCTACGGCCTCGACTACGCCGAGAGCTACCGCAACCTTCGCGACGTCGCCGTGCTGGCGCCGCACGTCTACAGCTGA